The following are encoded in a window of Peromyscus leucopus breed LL Stock chromosome X, UCI_PerLeu_2.1, whole genome shotgun sequence genomic DNA:
- the Ap1s2 gene encoding AP-1 complex subunit sigma-2 isoform X5, with translation MQFMLLFSRQGKLRLQKWYVPLSDKEKKKITRELVQTVLARKPKMCSFLEWRDLKIVYKRYASLYFCCAIEDQDNELITLEIIHRYVELLDKYFGSVCELDIIFNFEKAYFILDEFLLGGEVQETSKKNVLKAIEQADLLQEKCYKLDSSSLPFHVIA, from the exons ATGCAGTTTATGTTGCTTTTTAGTCGTCAGGGAAAGCTGCGGCTGCAGAAATGGTATGTCCCACTCtcagacaaagagaaaaagaagatcaCAAGAGAACTTGTTCAAACCGTTTTAGCTCGGAAACCTAAGATGTGCAGCTTCCTTGAGTGGAGAGATCTGAAGATTGTTTATAAAag ATATGCCAGTCTATACTTTTGCTGTGCTATTGAGGACCAGGACAATGAACTGATTACCCTGGAAATAATCCATCGTTACGTGGAATTACTTGACAAGTATTTTGGCAGC GTGTGTGAACTTGATATCATCTTTAATTTTGAGAAGGCCTATTTTATTTTGGATGAATTTCTTTTGGGAGGAGAAGTTCAGGAAACGTCCAAGAAAAATGTCCTTAAAGCAATTGAACAGGCTGATCTCCTGCAGGAG AAATGCTACAAACTTGACAGCAGCTCCCTTCCCTTCCACGTTATTGCCTAG
- the Ap1s2 gene encoding AP-1 complex subunit sigma-2 isoform X6 has protein sequence MQFMLLFSRQGKLRLQKWYVPLSDKEKKKITRELVQTVLARKPKMCSFLEWRDLKIVYKRYASLYFCCAIEDQDNELITLEIIHRYVELLDKYFGSVCELDIIFNFEKAYFILDEFLLGGEVQETSKKNVLKAIEQADLLQEEAETPRSVLEEIGLT, from the exons ATGCAGTTTATGTTGCTTTTTAGTCGTCAGGGAAAGCTGCGGCTGCAGAAATGGTATGTCCCACTCtcagacaaagagaaaaagaagatcaCAAGAGAACTTGTTCAAACCGTTTTAGCTCGGAAACCTAAGATGTGCAGCTTCCTTGAGTGGAGAGATCTGAAGATTGTTTATAAAag ATATGCCAGTCTATACTTTTGCTGTGCTATTGAGGACCAGGACAATGAACTGATTACCCTGGAAATAATCCATCGTTACGTGGAATTACTTGACAAGTATTTTGGCAGC GTGTGTGAACTTGATATCATCTTTAATTTTGAGAAGGCCTATTTTATTTTGGATGAATTTCTTTTGGGAGGAGAAGTTCAGGAAACGTCCAAGAAAAATGTCCTTAAAGCAATTGAACAGGCTGATCTCCTGCAGGAG GAAGCTGAAACCCCACGTAGTGTTCTTGAAGAAATTGGACTGACATAA
- the Ap1s2 gene encoding AP-1 complex subunit sigma-2 isoform X3: protein MQFMLLFSRQGKLRLQKWYVPLSDKEKKKITRELVQTVLARKPKMCSFLEWRDLKIVYKRYASLYFCCAIEDQDNELITLEIIHRYVELLDKYFGSVCELDIIFNFEKAYFILDEFLLGGEVQETSKKNVLKAIEQADLLQEDAKEAETPRSVLEEIGLT, encoded by the exons ATGCAGTTTATGTTGCTTTTTAGTCGTCAGGGAAAGCTGCGGCTGCAGAAATGGTATGTCCCACTCtcagacaaagagaaaaagaagatcaCAAGAGAACTTGTTCAAACCGTTTTAGCTCGGAAACCTAAGATGTGCAGCTTCCTTGAGTGGAGAGATCTGAAGATTGTTTATAAAag ATATGCCAGTCTATACTTTTGCTGTGCTATTGAGGACCAGGACAATGAACTGATTACCCTGGAAATAATCCATCGTTACGTGGAATTACTTGACAAGTATTTTGGCAGC GTGTGTGAACTTGATATCATCTTTAATTTTGAGAAGGCCTATTTTATTTTGGATGAATTTCTTTTGGGAGGAGAAGTTCAGGAAACGTCCAAGAAAAATGTCCTTAAAGCAATTGAACAGGCTGATCTCCTGCAGGAG GATGCAAAA GAAGCTGAAACCCCACGTAGTGTTCTTGAAGAAATTGGACTGACATAA
- the Ap1s2 gene encoding AP-1 complex subunit sigma-2 isoform X7: MQFMLLFSRQGKLRLQKWYVPLSDKEKKKITRELVQTVLARKPKMCSFLEWRDLKIVYKRYASLYFCCAIEDQDNELITLEIIHRYVELLDKYFGSVCELDIIFNFEKAYFILDEFLLGGEVQETSKKNVLKAIEQADLLQEPRHEYFNVPVY; encoded by the exons ATGCAGTTTATGTTGCTTTTTAGTCGTCAGGGAAAGCTGCGGCTGCAGAAATGGTATGTCCCACTCtcagacaaagagaaaaagaagatcaCAAGAGAACTTGTTCAAACCGTTTTAGCTCGGAAACCTAAGATGTGCAGCTTCCTTGAGTGGAGAGATCTGAAGATTGTTTATAAAag ATATGCCAGTCTATACTTTTGCTGTGCTATTGAGGACCAGGACAATGAACTGATTACCCTGGAAATAATCCATCGTTACGTGGAATTACTTGACAAGTATTTTGGCAGC GTGTGTGAACTTGATATCATCTTTAATTTTGAGAAGGCCTATTTTATTTTGGATGAATTTCTTTTGGGAGGAGAAGTTCAGGAAACGTCCAAGAAAAATGTCCTTAAAGCAATTGAACAGGCTGATCTCCTGCAGGAG CCACGCCATGAATATTTTAATGTCCCTGTGTACTAA
- the Ap1s2 gene encoding AP-1 complex subunit sigma-2 isoform X2, with protein MQFMLLFSRQGKLRLQKWYVPLSDKEKKKITRELVQTVLARKPKMCSFLEWRDLKIVYKRYASLYFCCAIEDQDNELITLEIIHRYVELLDKYFGSVCELDIIFNFEKAYFILDEFLLGGEVQETSKKNVLKAIEQADLLQEAHPPKNYPAPKVSCFQATP; from the exons ATGCAGTTTATGTTGCTTTTTAGTCGTCAGGGAAAGCTGCGGCTGCAGAAATGGTATGTCCCACTCtcagacaaagagaaaaagaagatcaCAAGAGAACTTGTTCAAACCGTTTTAGCTCGGAAACCTAAGATGTGCAGCTTCCTTGAGTGGAGAGATCTGAAGATTGTTTATAAAag ATATGCCAGTCTATACTTTTGCTGTGCTATTGAGGACCAGGACAATGAACTGATTACCCTGGAAATAATCCATCGTTACGTGGAATTACTTGACAAGTATTTTGGCAGC GTGTGTGAACTTGATATCATCTTTAATTTTGAGAAGGCCTATTTTATTTTGGATGAATTTCTTTTGGGAGGAGAAGTTCAGGAAACGTCCAAGAAAAATGTCCTTAAAGCAATTGAACAGGCTGATCTCCTGCAGGAG GCACACCCACCAAAGAATTATCCAGCCCCAAAAGTCAGTTGTTTTCAAG CCACGCCATGA
- the Ap1s2 gene encoding AP-1 complex subunit sigma-2 isoform X4, which yields MQFMLLFSRQGKLRLQKWYVPLSDKEKKKITRELVQTVLARKPKMCSFLEWRDLKIVYKRYASLYFCCAIEDQDNELITLEIIHRYVELLDKYFGSVCELDIIFNFEKAYFILDEFLLGGEVQETSKKNVLKAIEQADLLQEKTENMFHSKSIIGYKKAY from the exons ATGCAGTTTATGTTGCTTTTTAGTCGTCAGGGAAAGCTGCGGCTGCAGAAATGGTATGTCCCACTCtcagacaaagagaaaaagaagatcaCAAGAGAACTTGTTCAAACCGTTTTAGCTCGGAAACCTAAGATGTGCAGCTTCCTTGAGTGGAGAGATCTGAAGATTGTTTATAAAag ATATGCCAGTCTATACTTTTGCTGTGCTATTGAGGACCAGGACAATGAACTGATTACCCTGGAAATAATCCATCGTTACGTGGAATTACTTGACAAGTATTTTGGCAGC GTGTGTGAACTTGATATCATCTTTAATTTTGAGAAGGCCTATTTTATTTTGGATGAATTTCTTTTGGGAGGAGAAGTTCAGGAAACGTCCAAGAAAAATGTCCTTAAAGCAATTGAACAGGCTGATCTCCTGCAGGAG AAAACAGAGAATATGTTTCACAGCAAGAGTATCATTGGGTATAAGAAAGCGTACTAG
- the Ap1s2 gene encoding AP-1 complex subunit sigma-2 isoform X1, whose product MQFMLLFSRQGKLRLQKWYVPLSDKEKKKITRELVQTVLARKPKMCSFLEWRDLKIVYKRYASLYFCCAIEDQDNELITLEIIHRYVELLDKYFGSVCELDIIFNFEKAYFILDEFLLGGEVQETSKKNVLKAIEQADLLQEAHPPKNYPAPKVSCFQENREYVSQQEYHWV is encoded by the exons ATGCAGTTTATGTTGCTTTTTAGTCGTCAGGGAAAGCTGCGGCTGCAGAAATGGTATGTCCCACTCtcagacaaagagaaaaagaagatcaCAAGAGAACTTGTTCAAACCGTTTTAGCTCGGAAACCTAAGATGTGCAGCTTCCTTGAGTGGAGAGATCTGAAGATTGTTTATAAAag ATATGCCAGTCTATACTTTTGCTGTGCTATTGAGGACCAGGACAATGAACTGATTACCCTGGAAATAATCCATCGTTACGTGGAATTACTTGACAAGTATTTTGGCAGC GTGTGTGAACTTGATATCATCTTTAATTTTGAGAAGGCCTATTTTATTTTGGATGAATTTCTTTTGGGAGGAGAAGTTCAGGAAACGTCCAAGAAAAATGTCCTTAAAGCAATTGAACAGGCTGATCTCCTGCAGGAG GCACACCCACCAAAGAATTATCCAGCCCCAAAAGTCAGTTGTTTTCAAG AAAACAGAGAATATGTTTCACAGCAAGAGTATCATTGGGTATAA